A stretch of Kryptolebias marmoratus isolate JLee-2015 linkage group LG24, ASM164957v2, whole genome shotgun sequence DNA encodes these proteins:
- the ctdspl3 gene encoding CTD small phosphatase-like protein 3: MRLRSQKIVTACSETPKNSRQKSLKRTPRPASTTAVSESPQQSEGEEAVDKSTDDEVPLMKRRRLPRGWARKRAVAVEDRESDLAFKTPLRPVMQHQRILSEIDIESPRNSTARNIYSPIVRFLTPSKENLKCPETEDSVIMSPEQGVFGYGSMELLAGDEENDVFDPFTLIKNILSQSQHSRPRLRDVPPKTRSTPEATLVVDLEETLMFSSLNVIKDADYTFYTAFQDHQYKVYMILRPHVKEFLQAMAKTYELFVYTCAKKEYAEKILEILDPQRKLFRHRLYQDDCACVLGHYVKDLSVLGRDLAKTVVLDNAPHTYPYHLMNTVPVKSWSGAPEDRELQKLIPYMEKLAAAEDFQEVLKKRKDHFLRLLSED, encoded by the exons ATGAGACTCAGGTCTCAAAAGATAGTGACGGCTTGCTCGGAGACGCCGAAAAACAGCCGTCAGAAGTCCCTCAAAAGGACGCCGAGACCTGCGTCGACGACTGCGGTGTCCGAGAGCCCACAACAATCCGAG GGTGAGGAGGCCGTGGATAAATCCACAGATGACGAGGTTCCCTTGATGAAGAGGCGCCGGCTGCCTCGCGGCTGGGCGAGAAAGAGGGCCGTCGCTGTGGAGGACCGGGAGTCAG ATTTAGCCTTTAAGACTCCGCTCAGGCCCGTAATGCAGCACCAGCGCATACTGTCGGAGATCGACATCGAGTCTCCTCGCAATTCCACCGCCAGGAACATCTACTCCCCCATCGTGCGTTTCCTCACGCCCAGCAAAGAGA ATTTGAAGTGTCCTGAAACGGAGGACAGTGTGATAATGAGCCCAGAACAAGGTGTGTTTGGTTACGGGTCCATGGAGCTGCTGGCCGGAGATGAGGAGAACGACGTCTTTGACCC ATTCACCCTCATCAAGAACATCCTGTCGCAGTCGCAGCATTCCCGGCCGCGACTCCGGGACGTTCCCCCAAAGACCAGGAGCACCCCGGAGGCCACGCTGGTGGTCGACCTG gaGGAGACGCTGATGTTCAGCTCCCTGAATGTGATCAAAGACGCAGACTACACCTTCTACACAGCTTTCCAGGACCACCAGTACAAG GTGTACATGATACTACGACCACATGTGAAGGAGTTTCTGCAAGCCATGGCGAAAACCTACGAG ctgtttgtttacacGTGTGCGAAGAAGGAGTACGCTGAGAAGATCCTGGAGATCCTGGACCCTCAGAGGAAACTCTTTCG GCACCGTCTGTACCAGGACGACTGCGCTTGTGTTCTCGGACACTACGTCAAAGACCTCAGCGTCCTCGGGAGGGACCTCGCCAAGACCGTCGTCCTGGACAACGCGCCTCATACTTACCCCTACCAT CTGATGAACACGGTCCCCGTGAAGAGCTGGTCTGGAGCCCCGGAGGacagagagctgcagaaacTCATCCCCTACATGGAGAAgctggctgcagct gagGACTTTCAGGAGGtgctgaagaagaggaaggacCACTTCCTCCGGCTGCTGTCGGAGGACTGA